ATACCGGGAACGTGGAATGTGGCGGGGAACAAGGTGAACGCGACGGCGACAGCGATGGGGCAAACGCTGAATATCGGCTGTGAGATACAGGGCACGAACCTGATTTACCAAGGCAAGCCGCTAAAACGGCTGCGCTGAGGGGAAGATGAGACGGATAGGACAGATAGGACGAATAGGCCGGATAAGGATGGCGGGGTGGCGGGTATGAGACTGTCCTGTAGTGTGGTTAACTTTTCCGTGGTTCGGGTGGTTGCCGCCCGGTTTTGGGTAGAACTGAAACACGCGGGTACTTTTCCCGCAGGGAGCCAGACAGATGCGGCGATTTGAGGGCAAGAGCGTGTTCATCACCGGGGCGTCTTCGGGCATAGGCGCGGCGGTGGCGGGGGCCTTTGCGCGGGAGGGGGCGAATGTGGCGCTGGTGGCGCGTCGCACGGAGCGTCTGGAGGAGGTGCGCCGGACAGTGGAGGCGGCCGGGGGGCGGGCGCTGGTCTTGGCGTGTGACGTGGGTGACCCGGAGGGTCTGAAGGCGGCGGCGGACGAGGCGGCGGCGGCGTTCGGCGGCATAGACGTGGCGCTGGCCAACGCGGGTTTCGGGGTTGCCGGGGCTTTTGAGCGGCTGAGTTTGGCGGATTACCGGCGGCAGTTTGAGGTGAATTTTTTCGGGCTCATCGCCACGGTCCAGGCGGTGCTGCCGCACCTGAAAAAGTCGCGGGGCCGGCTGGGGATGGTGGGCAGCGTGGCGGGTGTCTTCGGAACACCGACGACCTCGGCGTACAATTCGAGCAAGGGCGCGGTCATCCTGCTGGCGGAGTCCCTCTATCATGAGCTGGACGAGTTTGGGGTGTCGGTGACCTGCATCAATCCGGGATTTGTGGCGAGTGAAATCCGCAGCGTGAACAACGAGGGGCGGTACACAGGAAACCCCGACCCGGTGCCGCAATGGCTGGTGATGCCGACGGAGACGGCGGCGCGGAAGATGGTCAACGCCCTTTACCGGCGGCGGCCCGTGGCGGTGATTACGGGCCACGCGAAGGCGATGGTGCTGGGGCACCGGATTTGCCCGGGCCTGCTGCGGTGGGTGATCCGGCGGATGACGAAGGGAAAACTGGGGAAGTTCCAGAAGTCGCGGCGGAACACCTAGGCGATGGACAATGAACACGGTGGGAGACGTGGTAATAGGCAGGATTCAGCGGGGGCGGGGTTTCCCGGCACGGACGCAGAGGGCGTCGAAGAGTTCTGAGACTTCTTCCACGCCGTAGTCGTTGAAGTTGGCGGGATTGGTCCAGAATTCGTCGAGGCGGCCCCGGTGCTCGGCCTCGTATCCGAGGATTTTGAGCATCATCTGGGCCTTGTCGAGACCGCGCAGGAGCCGTGCCTCGGGGGTGACGGCCTCGTTGAACTGGTGGTGGAGCAGGTTGAAACGCGGAGGAAACCCGGAGAAGAGTTCGCCGAAAATGGCCTGTTCGGCGTCGCGCTTGGCGCCGCGCAGATGGGTGTCGGCGACGGGCATGGGGATGTCCATGAGGCGGGCCTCGGAGAGGTCATGAACCAGCGCCATGGCCAGCACGGTGTCACTGTCCCAGCGTCCGGGATGCTCCTCGATGAAGCAGAGTGCGAGCAACGCGAGAAAATGGGAGTGGGCGGCGACGGATTCGGGTTCGGTGACGCCGCGCAGGAGATATCCGGCGCGGGGCACGCGGTCCAAGGGGTGGATGTCGCGGAAAAGCCGCAGCAGCCGCTCCGTGAAGGGTGTGGTCATGCGCCGCCGCCGCGGGGTTCGGGGTCGGCAAAGGCGCGGCCCAGCACGGACTTGAGGGCGTCCGACACTTCAAGAGGTTTGACCGGCCCGCCCATGTCCGCCGACGCGTCCCGGCTGAGGGCGGAGGCGAGTTCCGCCTGAAGCCGCCCCTTTTCACGAAGTGCCTCCTCAAGGGCGGCCTCGGCCTTCCACTTTTCGGCGGCCAGCCTGTCATAGGCCTCGCTTGCGGGGTCGTCCCCGCCGTCCGCATTCCCCAGCAGGATGTCCAGCTCGCCCATAAGTCCCGACAGGGCGGCGTCCAGCCCCTCAATCCTGCGGCGCTGGGCCTCCATGCGGGCCATACCCTCGGTGTGCAGCCTGCGGAGTTCCGCGGCGGTGTTTTCCGAGGCGGCGCGGGCCGTGTCCAATTCCTTCACGGCGGCCGCATGGCGTCCACGCAGACCGAGCAGTTCCCCCTCGCTGGCTTTGAGGGCCGCGCGGGCCGCATCGAGCTCCGCCGACGAGGCGGCGGCGGCGATTTCACCCGCGGAAGCGGCGTTTCCAGGGGCGGTGAGCCCGACAATCCCCCCCCCGACAAGCATGGATTTGAAGCGTCCGCTCAAGAAGGGGATCACGCTCGGATGCACCCGCGAGGCGATGACAACGGCCTTGCCGTTGTCGAGGAAAGCCCGGACAACGCCCTCCAAATCGCCCGCCGCATCCCTGAACTGTTCGAGTTGGTCCACCAGCAGGATGGCGGGGCGCCCTTTCTGGATGGGGGCGGGGTTGGTGGCGATGTTGCGGACTTTCTGGGGGAAGTCCCCCGCGCTGATGAGGGCCACACTGACGGGGGTCTGGTTTTCCCGAAAATGGTTGACCACAGCCCAAAGCAGGTGGCTTTTACCCGTTTCTTTGTCGCCCAGCAGGGTGAACGGCCCTTCCGGAAGGTTGTCGAGCGCCGCGAAGCGGCGGCAAAGATCAAAGGCCGCCTTATTATTCGCATCCACCCTGAAACTGGCGAATGTCATCCCGTTCATGGCTGAACCATCCTTCCGCCCGCCTTTGGTAAAAAAAGACTGTGTCGGCCCATATCCACCAGATTTTACCCTTAAAGCCGCGTTCTGTCAACAAAATCCCGCAAGAATGGGACGGATCGGACGGATCGGACCAATCGGACCGATAAGATGGAGGGAACAGAGAACGGACAGGCAGGTTTTGTGCGGGCCTTTCAACATTGAGTTTACAGGGCCTCGAGGAGGCGCAGGCCCTCTTCTTCGGTGACTGCCGGAATCATGTAGTCACCGTACCATTCGCGGGGGGGCTGGGTGCCGGCCAGATAGGCCTCGTTATAACCGCCCCCGGCGACGCCGGTAAAGCGGTTGATGTCGAAAAAGTCCACGCCGAAGGGCACGTCAAAGTCCTCGACGGGCAGCCCCTCGTGGGCCTCCATCATGAACTCGACCCAAATGGGGCAGGCGAGCCTGCCGCCGGTGTAGTCGCGGCCGCGTCCGAGGGGGCGGTTGTCGCGGTAACCGATCCAGACGGCGGCGGTGTAGTTTTTTGTGAAACCGCAGAACCATGCGTCGCGGCTGTTGTTGGTGGTGCCGGTCTTGCCGCCGACGGGGCGCTTGAGGGCGCTGGCGCGCCATCCAGTGGGGTGGAACCCGCCGCCGGGCTGGCAGATGCCCTCCATCATGTGGAGGGTGACATAGGCGACGCGGGGGTCCAGGGCCTGCTCGGAACGGAGCTGGTCCCTGTAGTTGAGGCGCTGCACGCCGTCGCGGTCGCGAATGTCGGTGACCATGACGGGGTCGTACCGGACACCGCCATTCGGAAAGACGGAATAGGCGACGGTGTGGTCGAGCACCCGGACCTCGGGGGTGCCGAGGGCGATGGTGAGACCCTCGATGTCGGTGCGGATGCCGCAGCGCTGGAGGAGGGAGCGGACCACGGGGGGGCCTATCTGCTCGACCAGCTTGACGGAGACGATGTTGAGGGACTTTTCGAGGGCGTGGCGGATGGGCACGGGCCCCACATAGCCGCCGTCAAAGTTTTTGGGGGACCAGACCTTGCCGTTGGGGGCGACGCGGGTGAAGGGCTCGTCCACGACGACGGTGGAGGGGGTGAACCCCGCGCCGACGGCCGCGGCCCAAACGAAGGGCTTGATGCTGGAACCGGGCTGGCGTCGGGCCTGGGTGGCGGTGTTGAACTTCTCGCGCTCGAAGTCGCGCCCGCCGACCATGGCCCGGACAAATCCCCGGTACTGGGGCCGGTTGTCCACGCAGACGAGGGCGCCGGAGACGGGGACGAACTCGTCGAGTTTTCCCTGGCGCTCGAGGGATTTGCGCTGCTTCTCGTCGAAGTCGTCGAGGGCGGCGAGGAGGGCGCGCTCGGCGGCCTCCTGAAGGCGCAGGTCGAGGGTGGTGTGAATTTCCAGGCCGTCCTCGAAGACCTCGGACTTCTCGTACTTGTCGAGGACGAAGCGGCGGATTTCCTCGACGAAATAGGGGGCCTTGAACTTGGCGGTTTTCCGGGCGACGGCGGCCTCGACATCGGTGCGGGAGGTGTCGGAGGCGGGATGGACCACCTGTGCGGCGAGGTCCTCGGCGACGGCGGCGTCGTGCTCCTCCTGGGTGATGACGCCCAATTCGAGCATCTGGCCGAGGACAATGTCGCGCCGGGTGATGGCGTTCTTCAGGTTGTTGGTGGGTGCGTTCGGGTTGGGGGCGCGGAGGAGTCCGGCGAGGGTGGCGCATTGTCCGAGGGTGAGGTCGCGGCAGGAAATGCCGAAATACTGCTGGGCGGCGGCCTCGAAGCCGTAGGCACTACGGCCGAGGAAGGCCTGGTTGAGGTAGAGTTCGAGGATTTCGTCCTTGGTGAACTCGCGCTCGACCTGGAGGGAGACGATGGCCTCTCGGATTTTCCGCCAGATGGAGCGTTCGAGGCCGACACCGAGGGTTTCGACGTTGCGGACGACCTGCATGGTGATGGTGCTGCCGCCGCGGGTGCGTCCGGTCTGGGCGGCGTAGAGGGCGGCGTTGATGATGGCGTCGGGGCGGACCCCCTTGTGGGAGTAGAAGGTGTTGTCCTCGGTGGCGATGACGGCCTTCTGAAGTTTCAGGGGGATGTCGCTGAGGCGGAGGAGCTGGCGCTCCTCGATGGAGAACTCGCCGAGGAGCTGTCCGTCGTGGCTGTAAACTTTGCTGCCAATCTTGGGGCGGAAATCGGAAAGGGCCTGGGCCACGCCGCTGGTGGAGTCGGTGACGAGATGGAGAAAGAGCCCGAGCCCGGCGCCCCAGCCCGCGCCGAGCAGGAGCATCAGGAAGAAGAACAGGCCCGCGCAGCCTCGGCGGCGCGGGGGTTCCTGATCGGGGGTGGTGTGTTCCATCATGGGAAAAGCCTATCATCCGGCCGGGGGGGACCGCAAAGAGGACCGGTGTTTCTCTTAATCCCGGAGGGCGGGCGAAGGGTTCCAGGGGGGGTATGAATTACAAATTACGAATTACAAATTACGAATTGGGAAGAGGGGGCCGGTTGAAGGGGAAGGCACGGCGGATGTGCAGGAGGAGACAGGCGGAGGCGGCTGTGAGCGCGCCGGTGGTGTCGGCAAGCCAGTCGAGGGGGTCGGGGCTGCGGGTGGGGACGAGCGATTGGTGGAACTCGTCGGTGGCGCCGTAAAAGGCGGTGAAGAGGAGGGCAGTCCAGAAAAGGGTTGCTGGGCGCCAGGCGCGTCCGGAGCGGGCCATGCCGGTGAAGACGAGTGCGGCGAGAATGCCGTAGGCGGCGGCGTGGGCGACTTTGTCCATGCCGGGCAGGTCGAGGTCTTTTGGGGCGGGCGCGGGGCCGGAGGAGAGCCAGAAGAGGAATGCGCAGTAGGCGAGGGTGAGGAGTGTCCAGGGAAGTTTCATGGGGTATTCCGGGGGGGATTGGACGGATGGGACAGATAGGACGGGCAGGCAGGGCAGGCAGGGTGGGCAGGGTGGCGGTTGTTCATGGGATTAGATCATGTTCCAGACGGGGCCAAGGTCGAAGAGCATGAGGCTTCCCCCCGCCGCAAGCCCGGTGACCCATGGGCGGCCGTCGGGGAGGGCAACGCGGCGGAGGGCCGATTCGCGGCCCGAGACAACCCCGGCGGAGTCGGTGCGGAACAGGATGGTGGTGGCGCCGCCGTTGGAGAAGAGGTCGGCTGTGAGCAGGACGGCGATGAGGGGCTCAAAGATTCCCTGCTCCCGCAGGGCGGAGACCGCCCCGAGCAGCGCCTCTGAATCATGCATCCAGAGAACGGCCAGGGCGGGGAGGAAGTCGTCGGGTCCCTGATAGCCCCCGGCGGCCAGGAAGGGGTTCAGGGGATTGGCGGGACCGGGGCGCAGGGCGCCGAGCAGGCGGTCGCGGCCGAGGAGGAGTTCAGAACGGCGCGGAAGCTCTTTGGCCTGGATGAGGACGGCGGTCTGGCGGAGCGCGGAGAGGGTGAACAGGGGGACGGGGTCAAAGGACGCGCCCGGCGGCAGGGTGAAGGCGGGCTGTGAGCCGTCCGACGGCGCCACGGGGAGGGCCGCAACGGCGCCGGGACCGCGGGGCGCGGCGGACACGCCCGGAGCGAGGAGGACGCTGAGCCCGGTGAGGGCGGGGGGCGCGGCGCTCATGAGGCTGGCCAGACTGGTGAAGTCCGAATCGGGCAGAAGTCCTCCGTCGAAGAGCCAGACACCGGTGGTCTGAAAGACGCGGAGGGGGCTGTCGGGCAGGCGCATCCAGCGGCCCACGTTGACGGGTTCGGCCAAGGCGCCGAGGGTGACGGCGGCCTGGACGGCCAGGGGGGACAGATTACCGGCGAGGGCGGGAACCTCCGGGGAGGCGGTCTCCGCAGAGGCGGCGGCGGACGCGGGCATGAGACGGGCAGGGTCCAGGGGGGCCGCCGCAAGGAGGCCGCCGACACCCGCAGCCACAGCGGCCGCCAGGGGCTGCGGCAGGGTGACGGTCTGCTCGAGCCATTGCAGGGCCAGATCAAACTCGGCGAGGCCGGCAGGGGCGCGCCCCGGCGCGGTGTCCAGCACGACGGCCATGAAGCGGCCGGCCGCCGCGGCGAGGGACTCCTGCTCCGGACGTGGCTCGACCGTGAGGCGCCACCAGGCCGCGCCGTGGCGGGCGGTAAAGGGGACCGACTGGAGGTGCTCCTGAAAGACAACGCGCCATGCGGCGGCGTCGAGGTCGGTGCGGGGGGCCTGCCCGACCAGGGGGAGCATGGCGTCGGCGGGGCCGCCCGCCGCCATGGAAGAGAGCGCGGCGAGGACACGGCCGCGCTGTTCGGGGGTGAATTCCCCGGCGGAGGCCGCCGCGGCGATGAAAAGCAGGACAAGGAATGGTGTGATTTTTCGGAGCATGAAAGCACAGTAGCGCAGGAGGAGGAAGGGGATCAAATCAGTTACGAATTACGAATTACAAATTACGAGTTAAGAATTGTGGACGGGGTGGACGGGGTGACAAAGGAGAAAGACGGAAGAGATGGAATAGAGGGGAGGGGAACAAAGGGGGAGGGGAGAGGGAGATGGGGGGAGGCGGGAAAAGGGGCGGGGCCCGCATGGCTGAAGCCGTGCGGACCCCGCGAAACTGTTGGAGGAGGGGCTTAGATGTCGGAGTAGAGGTAGAACTCGTAGGGGTGGGGCCGCAGGTTGACGGCCTCGACCTCGTTGACGCGTTTGTACTTGATCCAGGTCTCGAGCACGTCGGCGGTGAAGACGTCGCCCTTGAGGAGGAACTCGTGGTCCTTTTCGAGGGCGTTGAGGGCCTGGCCGAGGCTGCCGGGCACCTGGGGGATCTTCGCCTTTTCCTCGGGGGGAAGGTCGTAGAGGTCCTTGTCCATGGGCTCGCCCGGGTCAATCTTGTTCTGGATGCCGTCGAGACCGGCCATCATCAGGGCGGAGAAGGCGAGGTAGGGGTTGCAGGACGGGTCGGGGACGCGGAACTCGACGCGCTTGGCCTTGGGGCTGGGCGAGTACATGGGGATGCGGGCGCAGGCGCTGCGGTTGCGCGCGGAGTAGGCGATGTTCACCGGGGCCTCATAGCCGGGCACCAGGCGCTTGTAGGAGTTGGTGGTGGGGTTGGTGAGGGCCACGAGGGCGTAGGCGTGCTTGAGCAGGCCGCCGATGAACCAGAGGGCCTCCTGGCTGAGCCCGGCGTACTTGTTGCCGGCGAAGAGGGGGACGCCCTCCTTCCACAGGGAGAGGTGGCAGTGCATGCCGGAGCCGTTGTCGCCGAAGAGGGGCTTGGGCATGAAGGTGACGGTCTTGTTGTTGCGGCGGGCAACGTTCTTGATGATGTACTTGAAGAGGGTGAGCTGGTCGGCCATGTTGGTGAGGGGGGAGAAGCGGAGGTCAATCTCGGCCTGTCCGGCGGTGGCCACCTCGTGGTGGTGGCACTCGACGGTCAGCCCGGCCTCGAGCATGACCTCGACCATTTCCTGGCGCAGGTTGTGCTGGTTGTCGGACGGGGGCAGCGGGAAGTAGCCCTCCTTGTGGCGAAGCTTGTAGCCGAGGTTCGGTTTCTCCTCGCGGCCGCTGTTCCAGATGGCCTCGTCGCTGTCGAGGTAGTAGAAGCCGCTGCCGGAGGTCTGGCCGAAGCGGATTTCATCGAAGATGAAGAACTCGGCCTCGGGGCCGACGAAGCAGGTGTCGGCGATGCCGGTGCTGAGGAGGTAGTTCTCGGCCTTGTTGGCGATGTTGCGCGGGTCGCGGGAGTACCGCTCCTTGGTGATGGGGTCCAGGATGTTGCAGTAAAGGATGAGGGTGGGGATGGTGGAGAAGGGGTCGAGGGTGGCGGTGCGGGGGTCGGGCATGACGAGCATGTCGCTCTCGTTGATGGACTGCCACCCGCGGATGCTGGAGCCGTCGAAGCCGAGGCCGTCCTCGAAGAGGCCTTCCTTAAACTCGGCCGCCGGGATGGTGAAGTGCTGCTGCAGTCCCGGAAAGTCCATGAACCGCATGTCAATATACTTGATGCCCTGGTCCTTGACCAGTTTTACGACATCCTTGGGCGAGTAATCCTTGTGCATAACACGTTCCTTTTTTTCTGTTTTGGCGGGCGGCCCCATGCGCCGCGCGCCGTCTCATTGCGGACAAATCATCATGCCGGCATTCCCGACCGGCAGTTGTTCCAACTTCCGGGCTGCCTTCGCCCGAACCTTCGGCCCGCCCTCTTCTTTCCCGGCGCGGCCCCTAGCGGAGCACCGCGTCGCCAGTTTCCCCCGTCCGGATTCGGATGGCCTCGTCCACGGGGAGCACAAAAATCTTGCCGTCGCCGATGCGGCCGGTGGATGCGGCCTGGACGATGGCGCTGATGACGGCCTCGAGCAGGGAGTCCTCGACCACGATTTCCAGCTTCACCTTGGGAAGGAATTCCACGACGTATTCGGCGCCCCTGTAGAGCTCCTTGTGGCCCTTCTGGCGTCCAAACCCCTTCACCTCGGTGACGGTGAGGCCCTGGACGCCGACCTTTGCCAGCGCCTCTTTGACCTCTTCCAGCTTGAAGGGCTTAATCACGGCTTCGACTTTTTTCATGTCTCAATTCTCCATCGGTGTCTGGTTGGAATTTGGCCGGGCCGGGCCGGTTTTGAACGCGTTGTCCAACAATGAATCACACGCCGGGGCAAATGATAAAACAGAAGGACACGCCATGACCAGCGCACGGATGGAAACCCGCATAACCAAACATTCCTGCTATA
The Candidatus Hydrogenedentota bacterium DNA segment above includes these coding regions:
- a CDS encoding SDR family NAD(P)-dependent oxidoreductase gives rise to the protein MRRFEGKSVFITGASSGIGAAVAGAFAREGANVALVARRTERLEEVRRTVEAAGGRALVLACDVGDPEGLKAAADEAAAAFGGIDVALANAGFGVAGAFERLSLADYRRQFEVNFFGLIATVQAVLPHLKKSRGRLGMVGSVAGVFGTPTTSAYNSSKGAVILLAESLYHELDEFGVSVTCINPGFVASEIRSVNNEGRYTGNPDPVPQWLVMPTETAARKMVNALYRRRPVAVITGHAKAMVLGHRICPGLLRWVIRRMTKGKLGKFQKSRRNT
- a CDS encoding HD domain-containing protein, which gives rise to MTTPFTERLLRLFRDIHPLDRVPRAGYLLRGVTEPESVAAHSHFLALLALCFIEEHPGRWDSDTVLAMALVHDLSEARLMDIPMPVADTHLRGAKRDAEQAIFGELFSGFPPRFNLLHHQFNEAVTPEARLLRGLDKAQMMLKILGYEAEHRGRLDEFWTNPANFNDYGVEEVSELFDALCVRAGKPRPR
- a CDS encoding PBP1A family penicillin-binding protein, encoding MMEHTTPDQEPPRRRGCAGLFFFLMLLLGAGWGAGLGLFLHLVTDSTSGVAQALSDFRPKIGSKVYSHDGQLLGEFSIEERQLLRLSDIPLKLQKAVIATEDNTFYSHKGVRPDAIINAALYAAQTGRTRGGSTITMQVVRNVETLGVGLERSIWRKIREAIVSLQVEREFTKDEILELYLNQAFLGRSAYGFEAAAQQYFGISCRDLTLGQCATLAGLLRAPNPNAPTNNLKNAITRRDIVLGQMLELGVITQEEHDAAVAEDLAAQVVHPASDTSRTDVEAAVARKTAKFKAPYFVEEIRRFVLDKYEKSEVFEDGLEIHTTLDLRLQEAAERALLAALDDFDEKQRKSLERQGKLDEFVPVSGALVCVDNRPQYRGFVRAMVGGRDFEREKFNTATQARRQPGSSIKPFVWAAAVGAGFTPSTVVVDEPFTRVAPNGKVWSPKNFDGGYVGPVPIRHALEKSLNIVSVKLVEQIGPPVVRSLLQRCGIRTDIEGLTIALGTPEVRVLDHTVAYSVFPNGGVRYDPVMVTDIRDRDGVQRLNYRDQLRSEQALDPRVAYVTLHMMEGICQPGGGFHPTGWRASALKRPVGGKTGTTNNSRDAWFCGFTKNYTAAVWIGYRDNRPLGRGRDYTGGRLACPIWVEFMMEAHEGLPVEDFDVPFGVDFFDINRFTGVAGGGYNEAYLAGTQPPREWYGDYMIPAVTEEEGLRLLEAL
- a CDS encoding VanZ family protein, with protein sequence MKLPWTLLTLAYCAFLFWLSSGPAPAPKDLDLPGMDKVAHAAAYGILAALVFTGMARSGRAWRPATLFWTALLFTAFYGATDEFHQSLVPTRSPDPLDWLADTTGALTAASACLLLHIRRAFPFNRPPLPNS
- the glnA gene encoding type I glutamate--ammonia ligase, producing MHKDYSPKDVVKLVKDQGIKYIDMRFMDFPGLQQHFTIPAAEFKEGLFEDGLGFDGSSIRGWQSINESDMLVMPDPRTATLDPFSTIPTLILYCNILDPITKERYSRDPRNIANKAENYLLSTGIADTCFVGPEAEFFIFDEIRFGQTSGSGFYYLDSDEAIWNSGREEKPNLGYKLRHKEGYFPLPPSDNQHNLRQEMVEVMLEAGLTVECHHHEVATAGQAEIDLRFSPLTNMADQLTLFKYIIKNVARRNNKTVTFMPKPLFGDNGSGMHCHLSLWKEGVPLFAGNKYAGLSQEALWFIGGLLKHAYALVALTNPTTNSYKRLVPGYEAPVNIAYSARNRSACARIPMYSPSPKAKRVEFRVPDPSCNPYLAFSALMMAGLDGIQNKIDPGEPMDKDLYDLPPEEKAKIPQVPGSLGQALNALEKDHEFLLKGDVFTADVLETWIKYKRVNEVEAVNLRPHPYEFYLYSDI
- a CDS encoding P-II family nitrogen regulator, which codes for MKKVEAVIKPFKLEEVKEALAKVGVQGLTVTEVKGFGRQKGHKELYRGAEYVVEFLPKVKLEIVVEDSLLEAVISAIVQAASTGRIGDGKIFVLPVDEAIRIRTGETGDAVLR